The Exiguobacterium mexicanum genome includes a window with the following:
- the ftsY gene encoding signal recognition particle-docking protein FtsY — translation MSFFKKLKDKLTTSTQEVSQKFTDGLTKTRDGFASAVNDLVYRFREVDEDFFDELEDLLIQADVGVTTTMDLVEDLKEEVKRRNLKDPVAVRDALVEVVANRLQEDEADRELNMQDGLTVILFVGVNGVGKTTTIGKLAHQLKSEGRSVMLAAGDTFRAGAIDQLQVWGERVGVPVIRQAEGSDPAAVVFDAVQAAKSRGVDVLICDTAGRLQNKVNLMKELEKVKRVIEREVPNGPHEVLLALDATTGQNAMVQAKAFKEATNVSGIVLTKLDGTAKGGIVLAIRNELDIPVKYVGLGEKVDDLQAFDPEQFVYGLFGDIFEEKQQTNDDLA, via the coding sequence TTGAGTTTTTTTAAGAAGTTAAAAGATAAATTGACGACCTCGACACAAGAGGTGTCGCAAAAGTTTACCGACGGATTGACGAAGACACGAGACGGATTTGCCAGTGCCGTCAACGACCTCGTCTATCGGTTCCGCGAAGTCGATGAGGATTTCTTCGATGAACTCGAGGATTTGCTCATCCAGGCGGATGTCGGCGTGACGACGACGATGGACCTCGTCGAAGATTTGAAAGAGGAGGTGAAACGTCGCAATTTGAAAGACCCGGTCGCTGTCCGTGACGCCCTCGTCGAAGTCGTGGCGAACCGTCTCCAAGAAGACGAGGCGGATCGTGAGTTGAACATGCAGGACGGATTGACGGTCATCTTGTTCGTCGGCGTCAATGGTGTCGGCAAAACGACGACGATCGGCAAACTCGCCCATCAATTGAAGTCGGAAGGGCGTTCGGTCATGCTCGCGGCAGGCGACACGTTCCGGGCCGGTGCCATCGATCAGCTCCAAGTCTGGGGTGAACGGGTCGGAGTCCCGGTCATCCGTCAAGCCGAAGGGTCGGACCCGGCTGCGGTCGTGTTCGACGCTGTGCAGGCAGCGAAATCACGCGGCGTCGACGTCTTGATCTGTGACACGGCCGGTCGTTTGCAAAACAAGGTCAACTTGATGAAAGAGCTCGAGAAAGTGAAGCGCGTCATCGAACGTGAAGTACCGAACGGGCCGCACGAGGTATTGCTCGCGTTAGATGCCACAACGGGACAAAACGCGATGGTTCAAGCGAAAGCGTTCAAAGAAGCGACGAACGTGAGCGGGATCGTCCTCACGAAGCTCGACGGGACGGCTAAAGGGGGGATCGTGCTTGCGATTCGAAACGAGCTCGATATCCCGGTCAAATATGTCGGTCTCGGTGAGAAAGTTGATGATTTACAGGCGTTCGACCCGGAACAGTTCGTGTACGGATTATTCGGGGACATCTTCGAAGAAAAACAACAGACAAACGATGACCTCGCCTAA
- the smc gene encoding chromosome segregation protein SMC translates to MHLKRIELAGFKSFAKRIELDFRPGVTAVVGPNGSGKSNISDAVRWVLGEQSAKSLRGAKMEDVIFAGSEGENHRNVAEVTLVLDNTDAHLRLPYEEVSVTRRVTRSGDSDYFMNKKPCRLKDVIDLFMDTGLSRDAFAIIGQGRVEQVISGKPEDRRAVIEEAAGVLKYRQRKKQAERKLQDTELNLSRVDDILYELADRVEPLREQAALAREYQVAKARHDELETGILGAEITELGTGIARVSEQLRTAETNLAEQDGALTAISEERTTLEATLAKDRESLDTLHQEERSRATELERLTGEIKLAKAREEHGAETKERLERQRVELAEETEQLTQKLNVANADMASKAEALHTVEAARAELDAQLTAATRDFNAEIEQLQGEAFELATTRATLSNQQKRERRDIEQAEEAKARLLRENKDRLDVRTEQTASLEAEQARLDEARDTWETLMAEEADLTEREATLRDKLSRAEQSYHDLDRRRQKTEDRIELLERMKQSYEGYFHAVKFVLKERGPGVLGAVAELIRVLPSYEAAIETALGQTQQHIVVETEEVGRREIERLRKASAGRATFVPMTSVKERYVPSEVAHRLESVDGFVGIAADLVETDPAYEKLKRSLLGAVIVANSLEVANRIAKTTGYRYRIVTLEGDIVNVGGSMTGGSRKQGVALFTQSRELDDLKQGLTQGLAMLHEQQLRVSTYTDEMSRLRASLQTLRLKKREAEETLRSTEQAFRNLERVSQDAKAQLELFDHEMARYAQTITSATNELTRLAEELEATDALQASIRTELEALRGEQAKGAETTGQLQAAIRQNELDRQRNMLDLDRVRAEVERLEAEVAKQTSRLGQIERELEHVASGRVVSSAELELEHVEAVKQMDGLKERMALHTKQLHAEEESYRILRQREQQASDVRRRVEADVRKLETEANELELKRKWKLDALEERGLVLDLLPTLTIPLDEAKEEFKLLVRQIEEIGPVNLNAIEEFDLVNERFMFLSEQRDDLVSAKEDLYDIITEMDREVTRLFKETYTLVRGHFKQTFNELFGGGEADLKLVDESDLLNTGIEIVAKPPGKKLQTLSLLSGGERALTAIALLFAILKTRPVPFCVLDEVEAALDEANVHRFGEYIRTLSIDTQFVIITHRKGTMEAADTLYGVTMQQNGVSEVLSVELSEAKRVVETEQEMEELS, encoded by the coding sequence ATGCACTTAAAACGAATCGAACTCGCTGGCTTTAAATCGTTTGCCAAGCGGATTGAACTGGATTTTCGTCCCGGCGTCACAGCCGTGGTTGGGCCGAACGGAAGCGGGAAATCAAATATATCGGACGCTGTTCGCTGGGTACTCGGTGAGCAGTCGGCCAAATCGCTCCGCGGAGCGAAAATGGAAGACGTCATCTTTGCCGGCAGTGAAGGTGAGAACCATCGCAACGTCGCCGAAGTGACGCTCGTCCTAGACAACACGGACGCCCATTTGCGGTTGCCGTATGAAGAAGTCAGTGTGACGCGCCGTGTCACGCGGAGCGGCGACAGCGACTACTTCATGAACAAGAAGCCGTGCCGGCTTAAAGATGTGATCGACCTGTTCATGGATACGGGCCTATCACGCGATGCGTTCGCCATCATCGGGCAAGGACGGGTCGAGCAAGTCATCTCCGGAAAACCGGAAGATCGTCGGGCTGTCATCGAAGAAGCGGCCGGGGTGTTGAAGTACCGGCAGCGTAAAAAACAAGCCGAACGGAAGCTCCAAGACACCGAGTTGAACTTGTCTCGGGTCGATGACATCTTGTATGAACTCGCCGATCGGGTCGAGCCGCTCCGAGAGCAGGCCGCGCTCGCACGCGAGTATCAAGTCGCCAAAGCGCGCCACGATGAGCTCGAGACGGGTATTCTCGGCGCCGAGATCACAGAACTTGGTACGGGCATCGCTCGTGTGTCTGAGCAACTGCGGACGGCCGAGACGAATCTCGCCGAGCAAGATGGCGCGTTGACCGCGATTTCAGAAGAGCGGACGACGCTTGAGGCGACGCTCGCCAAAGATCGAGAATCGCTCGACACGCTCCATCAAGAAGAACGGTCTCGAGCGACCGAGCTGGAACGGTTGACAGGTGAGATCAAGCTCGCGAAAGCCCGTGAAGAGCACGGGGCGGAGACGAAAGAACGCCTCGAGCGCCAACGGGTCGAATTGGCCGAAGAGACCGAACAGTTGACGCAGAAGTTGAACGTGGCAAACGCGGATATGGCGTCAAAAGCTGAGGCGTTACATACCGTGGAAGCGGCACGGGCCGAACTTGACGCACAATTGACGGCGGCGACGCGTGACTTTAACGCAGAAATCGAACAGCTTCAAGGCGAGGCGTTCGAGTTGGCGACGACACGGGCCACACTGAGCAACCAACAGAAGCGGGAACGGCGCGATATCGAACAAGCGGAAGAAGCGAAAGCTCGTCTGCTTCGTGAAAACAAGGATCGCCTTGACGTGCGGACCGAACAGACGGCATCACTCGAGGCCGAACAAGCTCGTCTCGACGAGGCTCGGGACACGTGGGAGACGCTCATGGCGGAAGAAGCTGATTTGACCGAACGGGAAGCGACGCTTCGAGACAAATTGTCGCGGGCCGAGCAATCGTACCACGACCTTGACCGCCGGCGTCAGAAGACCGAGGACCGGATCGAGTTGCTCGAACGGATGAAACAGTCGTACGAAGGCTATTTCCATGCGGTCAAATTTGTCTTGAAAGAACGGGGACCGGGCGTGCTCGGTGCCGTCGCAGAATTGATTCGCGTTCTCCCGTCCTATGAGGCCGCCATCGAGACGGCGCTCGGTCAGACGCAACAACATATCGTCGTCGAGACGGAAGAGGTCGGACGCCGAGAAATTGAACGATTACGGAAAGCAAGTGCCGGACGAGCCACGTTCGTACCGATGACGAGCGTGAAGGAACGTTACGTCCCGAGTGAAGTCGCACACCGTCTCGAATCAGTCGACGGATTCGTCGGCATCGCCGCCGACCTCGTCGAGACGGACCCGGCCTACGAGAAATTGAAACGGTCGCTCCTCGGCGCCGTGATCGTGGCCAATTCCCTCGAGGTGGCCAACCGGATCGCCAAGACGACGGGGTATCGCTATCGCATCGTCACGCTCGAAGGGGATATCGTCAACGTTGGCGGTTCGATGACCGGGGGTAGCCGGAAGCAAGGTGTCGCCTTGTTCACCCAGTCCCGTGAACTCGATGATTTGAAGCAAGGATTGACGCAAGGGTTGGCCATGCTTCACGAGCAACAGTTGCGGGTGTCGACGTACACCGATGAGATGTCCCGACTGCGTGCGTCGCTCCAGACGCTCAGGCTCAAGAAGCGCGAGGCCGAAGAGACGCTCCGTTCGACGGAACAGGCGTTTAGAAACTTGGAACGGGTGTCGCAAGACGCCAAAGCGCAACTCGAACTGTTCGACCATGAGATGGCGCGTTACGCCCAAACAATCACATCCGCCACGAATGAGTTGACAAGGCTCGCCGAAGAACTTGAGGCGACGGATGCATTGCAAGCCTCGATTCGGACCGAACTCGAGGCGCTCCGCGGCGAGCAAGCCAAAGGCGCCGAGACGACGGGGCAACTTCAGGCAGCCATTCGTCAAAATGAACTCGATCGTCAACGCAATATGCTCGACCTCGACCGCGTCCGCGCAGAAGTCGAGCGGCTCGAGGCCGAGGTCGCTAAACAGACGTCCCGCCTCGGGCAGATCGAGCGTGAGCTCGAACATGTGGCAAGCGGCCGGGTCGTCTCGTCTGCCGAGCTCGAGCTCGAGCACGTCGAGGCGGTCAAACAGATGGACGGATTGAAAGAGCGGATGGCGTTGCATACGAAACAGCTTCACGCCGAAGAAGAGTCGTATCGCATCCTCAGACAGCGTGAACAACAGGCGTCGGACGTGCGTCGTCGGGTCGAGGCGGATGTCCGCAAGCTCGAGACCGAGGCGAACGAGCTCGAGTTGAAGCGGAAGTGGAAACTCGACGCACTCGAGGAACGAGGGCTCGTCCTCGATTTGCTTCCGACCCTCACGATTCCGCTCGATGAGGCGAAAGAAGAGTTCAAACTGCTCGTTCGTCAAATCGAAGAAATCGGGCCGGTCAACTTGAACGCGATCGAGGAGTTCGACCTCGTCAATGAACGCTTCATGTTCTTGTCCGAGCAACGGGACGACCTCGTCAGCGCCAAAGAGGATTTATACGACATCATCACCGAGATGGACCGTGAAGTGACGCGCTTGTTCAAAGAGACGTACACGCTCGTTCGTGGTCACTTTAAACAGACGTTCAACGAGCTGTTCGGCGGGGGGGAGGCCGATTTGAAACTCGTCGACGAGTCCGACCTGCTCAACACGGGCATCGAGATCGTCGCCAAACCGCCCGGGAAGAAGTTGCAGACGCTCAGTCTGTTATCCGGCGGAGAGCGGGCCTTGACGGCGATCGCGCTTCTGTTCGCCATCCTGAAAACCAGACCCGTCCCGTTCTGTGTGCTCGATGAAGTCGAGGCGGCTCTCGACGAGGCGAACGTCCATCGGTTCGGGGAATATATCCGGACGCTCTCAATCGATACACAATTCGTCATCATCACCCACCGTAAAGGGACGATGGAGGCGGCGGACACGCTCTACGGCGTGACGATGCAACAAAACGGTGTCTCCGAGGTGCTTTCGGTCGAACTATCCGAAGCGAAGCGCGTCGTCGAGACGGAACAAGAGATGGAGGAATTAAGTTGA
- a CDS encoding DUF1128 family protein: MTNEQMIEEILDKMNIINRGAIKAEEYNRADASAVKEIYDYVMNRSSLSISEVDGIVEELGQLT; the protein is encoded by the coding sequence ATGACTAACGAACAAATGATTGAGGAAATTCTCGACAAAATGAACATCATCAACCGCGGCGCTATCAAAGCGGAAGAATATAACCGTGCCGACGCCTCGGCCGTCAAAGAGATTTACGACTACGTGATGAACCGCTCATCGCTGTCGATCTCTGAAGTGGATGGGATTGTCGAAGAACTCGGACAATTGACGTGA
- a CDS encoding IS3 family transposase (programmed frameshift) — MSKKIFTSKEIDALAANPYVKSVSPKGITYTDEFKELFIAQTLEGKFPVEIFRGCGFDVEVLGERRMSSCKNRWTRAYRKDGVMGLRDTRSSNSGRWRDKELSTEERYAKLEAENKLLKAEVELLKEIRLAEGKRKAGLNASQKYELIQGVIIKHKMKGMVSHLCQVAGVSRQGYHAYFSERRRQTRQERESKDVALRDLVLKAFHFKKRKKGARQIKMVLSGHFGVTMNLKCIRRIMRKYNIVCPIRKAKPYKRLIKATAEHRVVPNRLKREFKQGTPYKVLLTDITYIFYGNGKRAYLSTIVDGSTNEVLAHQLSENINLDIVLDTLKRLRKNRRIRLDKDAFIHSDQGGHYTSPTYQKEVKRMKLGQSMSRRGNCWDNAVQESFFGHFKDIVELKACTTFDSLQREIRKTINYYNHHRYQWNMKKMTPVQYRNHLLESA, encoded by the exons GTGTCGAAGAAGATATTTACGTCAAAAGAAATAGATGCGCTAGCCGCAAATCCTTACGTTAAATCTGTGAGCCCGAAAGGGATCACGTATACCGATGAGTTTAAGGAACTTTTTATAGCACAGACGTTGGAAGGAAAGTTCCCTGTGGAAATCTTCCGGGGATGTGGATTCGATGTGGAGGTACTCGGTGAACGGCGTATGAGTTCTTGTAAAAATCGTTGGACACGAGCTTACCGAAAAGATGGGGTAATGGGGCTGCGCGATACACGATCAAGTAATTCAGGACGTTGGAGAGATAAAGAGCTGTCGACAGAAGAACGGTACGCGAAGCTCGAGGCCGAAAACAAACTGTTGAAAGCAGAGGTCGAACTATTAAAGGAGATCCGCCTGGCGGAAGGGA AGAGGAAAGCTGGACTTAACGCATCGCAAAAGTATGAGCTGATTCAAGGTGTCATCATCAAGCACAAAATGAAGGGGATGGTCAGCCATCTCTGCCAGGTGGCCGGGGTGTCACGTCAGGGATACCACGCCTATTTCTCGGAACGGAGGAGACAGACCAGACAGGAGCGCGAATCGAAAGACGTGGCTCTTCGTGACCTCGTTCTGAAGGCGTTCCACTTCAAGAAGCGCAAGAAGGGTGCTAGGCAGATCAAGATGGTGCTGTCTGGTCATTTCGGTGTGACGATGAACCTGAAGTGTATCCGACGTATCATGCGGAAATACAACATCGTGTGTCCAATCCGCAAGGCGAAGCCATACAAACGGCTCATTAAGGCGACGGCCGAGCACCGGGTGGTGCCGAATCGCCTCAAACGCGAATTCAAACAGGGCACTCCCTACAAGGTGCTTCTCACCGATATCACCTACATATTTTACGGGAACGGTAAGCGAGCCTATCTTTCGACCATCGTGGACGGTTCGACCAATGAGGTACTGGCGCATCAACTCTCTGAGAACATCAATCTCGACATTGTATTGGATACGTTGAAGCGTTTACGGAAGAACCGGAGGATTCGCTTGGACAAGGACGCATTCATCCATTCAGATCAAGGAGGGCACTACACGAGCCCGACCTATCAGAAAGAGGTGAAGCGTATGAAGCTAGGTCAATCCATGTCCCGACGGGGCAACTGTTGGGATAACGCTGTCCAGGAATCATTCTTTGGACATTTCAAGGATATCGTCGAGTTAAAGGCCTGTACCACGTTCGATTCACTACAGCGTGAAATCCGAAAAACCATTAACTATTACAACCATCATCGTTATCAATGGAACATGAAAAAGATGACTCCCGTACAGTACAGGAATCATCTCCTTGAATCAGCATAA
- the rnc gene encoding ribonuclease III encodes MTKDKRRFDRQGSAQRRRRNELERSRILEQFKVLEERLSVRFTNQDLLMQAFTHSSYVNEQRGLKKDNERLEFLGDAVLELTVSRFLYETYPERSEGELTKLRAAIVCEPSLVNFAEAYAFSDFILLGKGEELTGGRKRPALLADVFESYIGALYLDQGIEPVEQFLAEAVFPKVLAGVFEEQTDYKSQLQESVQREGLGPVSYTIIEERGPAHSREFVAHARLSDDIVGEGIGRSKKEAEQLAAKEALIEFNRQYAGL; translated from the coding sequence ATGACAAAGGACAAGCGACGGTTTGACCGTCAAGGGTCGGCGCAACGGCGTCGGCGAAATGAGCTCGAGCGGTCACGGATTCTCGAGCAGTTTAAAGTACTTGAAGAACGGCTGTCGGTTCGATTCACGAACCAAGACCTATTGATGCAAGCGTTCACCCACTCCTCATACGTCAACGAACAACGCGGTCTGAAAAAAGACAATGAGCGCTTAGAGTTTTTAGGCGACGCGGTGCTCGAGTTGACGGTGTCTCGGTTTTTGTATGAGACGTATCCGGAGCGCTCCGAGGGGGAATTAACGAAGTTGCGGGCGGCCATCGTCTGTGAGCCATCACTCGTTAACTTTGCGGAAGCCTATGCTTTCTCTGATTTTATCTTGCTTGGGAAAGGCGAAGAGTTGACCGGCGGACGCAAGCGTCCGGCGCTACTCGCGGACGTGTTCGAGTCATACATCGGCGCGCTCTATCTGGACCAAGGGATTGAACCAGTCGAACAGTTCCTCGCCGAAGCGGTTTTTCCGAAAGTCTTGGCCGGTGTGTTTGAAGAACAGACCGATTATAAGAGTCAGCTCCAAGAAAGCGTCCAGCGAGAAGGTCTCGGGCCTGTCTCGTACACGATTATCGAAGAGCGTGGTCCGGCCCATAGCCGGGAGTTCGTCGCCCATGCCCGTCTGTCAGACGATATCGTCGGCGAAGGCATCGGCCGATCGAAGAAAGAAGCCGAGCAACTCGCGGCGAAGGAAGCGTTGATTGAATTCAACCGGCAGTACGCCGGCCTATAA
- the acpP gene encoding acyl carrier protein, translated as MTTEQILVDVQAAVAEKLGKDVSEITADKSFKDDLGADSLEVMEMVMDLEDKFDITIEDEDAEKLATVGDVVAYIETKL; from the coding sequence ATGACAACAGAACAAATCTTAGTAGACGTACAAGCAGCAGTGGCAGAGAAACTCGGGAAAGATGTATCTGAGATCACAGCCGACAAATCATTCAAGGATGACCTCGGTGCGGATTCGCTCGAAGTAATGGAAATGGTCATGGACCTTGAAGACAAGTTCGATATCACAATCGAAGACGAAGATGCTGAGAAGCTCGCGACTGTTGGCGACGTCGTCGCTTACATCGAAACTAAATTGTAA
- the fabG gene encoding 3-oxoacyl-[acyl-carrier-protein] reductase codes for MHDQVAIVTGASRGIGAAIAKRLGEDGFRVVVNYSGSVEKANAVVSEIEANGGEAIAVKADVSSSDDVKALIKTAVDTYGRIDCLVNNAGITRDGLLMRMKEADFDDVLSTNLKGAFLTSQAATRTLLKSKAGRIINIASVVGITGNAGQANYAAAKAGLIGLTKSVARELAGRHVTVNAVCPGFIQTDMTDALTDAQREATLGQIPFNRFGQVEDVANLVSFLASHQAAYVTGQTIAVDGGMTMA; via the coding sequence GTGCATGACCAAGTAGCAATCGTGACAGGCGCATCTCGAGGAATCGGGGCCGCCATCGCGAAGCGTTTAGGGGAGGACGGCTTTCGGGTCGTCGTGAATTACTCGGGTAGTGTTGAGAAAGCGAACGCCGTCGTCAGCGAGATCGAAGCGAACGGTGGCGAGGCCATCGCCGTCAAAGCCGACGTCTCGAGCAGTGATGATGTGAAAGCACTCATCAAGACGGCGGTCGACACGTACGGCCGCATCGATTGTCTCGTCAACAATGCAGGCATCACGCGGGATGGTCTGCTTATGCGCATGAAGGAAGCTGACTTTGACGATGTCCTGTCGACAAACTTGAAAGGTGCGTTCTTGACGTCGCAAGCCGCGACGCGGACGCTCTTGAAATCGAAGGCGGGCCGCATCATCAATATCGCTTCGGTCGTCGGGATCACGGGGAATGCCGGTCAGGCGAACTACGCGGCGGCGAAAGCGGGGCTCATCGGGCTGACGAAGTCGGTCGCGCGTGAACTCGCCGGACGTCACGTGACGGTGAACGCCGTCTGTCCTGGTTTCATCCAGACGGACATGACTGACGCGTTGACAGATGCGCAACGCGAGGCGACGCTCGGTCAAATCCCGTTCAATCGCTTCGGTCAGGTCGAAGATGTGGCGAACCTCGTCTCATTCCTCGCCTCTCACCAAGCGGCTTACGTGACGGGTCAGACGATCGCCGTTGACGGCGGCATGACGATGGCTTAA
- the fabD gene encoding ACP S-malonyltransferase, with translation MGKTAWVFPGQGSQAVGMGQTFLDNPEQLQAINRRLGFDLLDAMAAGSKEELQRTEVAQPAIVAHAASLAQAHAKTGATPDLVIGHSVGEYTALVVAGVIDLEEASVLVHERGKLMSEVKDGTMAAVIGMTDVDEAFHVTEKISASGNLVQIANYNCPGQFVISGHVDAVKQAETDLKEAGAKRVLPLNVSGAFHSSYMMPAATRFKDVLASSPFKPAAIGIISNVDADVHTDPEKLKALLTEQLYASVRFEACVRKAIDAGVDTFIEFGPTSPLSGLIKRIDSKVTIKQATTLEEVAALGGEVRA, from the coding sequence ATGGGGAAAACAGCATGGGTATTTCCGGGACAAGGGTCACAAGCCGTCGGCATGGGCCAAACGTTCCTCGACAATCCTGAACAACTGCAAGCGATCAACCGTCGCCTCGGATTTGATTTACTCGACGCCATGGCGGCAGGATCAAAAGAAGAGCTTCAACGGACAGAAGTGGCCCAACCGGCCATCGTGGCGCATGCGGCATCACTCGCACAAGCTCACGCCAAAACGGGGGCCACTCCAGACTTGGTGATCGGTCACAGCGTCGGAGAATATACGGCACTCGTGGTCGCCGGCGTCATCGACTTGGAAGAAGCGAGCGTGCTCGTCCACGAACGCGGCAAGCTCATGTCAGAAGTGAAGGATGGGACGATGGCAGCCGTCATCGGTATGACCGATGTCGACGAAGCGTTCCATGTGACGGAGAAAATCAGTGCTAGCGGGAACCTTGTACAAATCGCCAACTACAACTGTCCGGGTCAGTTCGTCATCTCGGGTCATGTCGATGCGGTCAAACAGGCCGAAACAGACTTGAAAGAAGCAGGCGCGAAACGCGTCTTGCCGCTGAACGTCTCAGGGGCGTTCCACAGCTCCTACATGATGCCGGCCGCGACGCGGTTCAAAGATGTGCTCGCTTCTTCGCCGTTCAAACCGGCGGCGATTGGGATTATTTCCAACGTCGATGCGGATGTCCATACCGACCCGGAAAAATTGAAAGCACTTCTCACTGAGCAATTGTACGCCTCGGTCCGATTCGAAGCGTGTGTTCGCAAAGCGATCGACGCTGGTGTCGACACGTTCATCGAGTTCGGTCCGACGTCACCGCTGTCAGGTCTTATCAAACGGATCGATTCGAAAGTGACAATCAAACAGGCGACGACGCTCGAAGAGGTGGCCGCGTTAGGAGGAGAAGTACGTGCATGA
- the plsX gene encoding phosphate acyltransferase PlsX — protein sequence MKLAIDAMGGDHAPKAIVEGVKQFADAFPNESMELFLVGDEVKLASYGLTDPRIKIVPASEVITGDDEPVRAVRRKKDSSLVVAAKLVKDGEADALVSAGNTGALMAASLFVIGRIPGIERPALSPTFPTYTGSGVVILDVGANPDAKAEHLVDYAIMGSLYAEHVRGVKRPRVALLNIGTEAGKGNALTKEAYPLLEQAPVHFVGNVEAREAMSGDVDVIVTEGFAGNILLKGVEGSSSMLMKMMKEQFTSDLVSKLAALVLKPKLKRLKQTLDYREHGGAGLFGINAPVIKAHGSSDALAIMSALKQAKIMVDHDVVAKIKQAKATN from the coding sequence ATGAAATTAGCAATTGATGCAATGGGCGGGGATCACGCCCCGAAAGCGATCGTGGAAGGCGTCAAGCAGTTTGCCGACGCATTCCCGAACGAATCGATGGAACTTTTTTTAGTCGGAGATGAGGTCAAACTCGCTTCGTACGGGTTGACCGACCCGCGAATCAAAATCGTTCCAGCGAGCGAAGTCATCACCGGGGACGACGAACCGGTCCGAGCCGTCCGTCGCAAAAAGGACAGCTCACTCGTCGTGGCGGCCAAACTCGTCAAAGACGGAGAGGCCGACGCACTCGTCTCGGCTGGGAATACCGGTGCTCTCATGGCGGCGTCACTGTTCGTCATCGGACGGATCCCAGGAATCGAGCGCCCCGCGTTGTCACCTACGTTCCCTACATATACGGGTAGCGGTGTCGTCATTTTAGACGTCGGGGCCAACCCGGACGCGAAGGCCGAGCACTTGGTCGACTATGCGATCATGGGCTCGCTCTATGCCGAGCACGTTCGCGGCGTCAAACGTCCGCGGGTCGCGCTACTGAACATCGGGACCGAGGCTGGGAAAGGAAACGCCCTCACGAAAGAGGCGTACCCCCTCCTTGAACAAGCCCCGGTCCACTTTGTCGGCAACGTGGAAGCGCGCGAGGCGATGTCCGGTGATGTCGATGTCATCGTCACGGAAGGGTTCGCCGGAAACATCTTGCTCAAAGGTGTCGAAGGTTCGTCGTCGATGCTCATGAAGATGATGAAAGAGCAGTTCACGAGCGATCTCGTCTCGAAGCTCGCCGCTCTCGTCTTAAAACCGAAGTTGAAGCGATTGAAACAAACATTAGATTATCGGGAACACGGTGGGGCCGGCTTGTTCGGAATCAACGCCCCGGTCATTAAAGCACACGGTTCGAGCGACGCGCTCGCCATCATGAGCGCGCTCAAACAGGCGAAAATCATGGTCGATCACGACGTCGTCGCGAAAATCAAGCAAGCAAAAGCCACAAACTAA
- the fapR gene encoding transcription factor FapR, whose amino-acid sequence MRVPKKERQRLLQETIDRNPFIKDEELSKQFAVSIQTIRLDRMELKIPEVRERIKHVASEHLDEVKSLAMSEVIGDMIDLKLDESAISVLDIEREHVFSRNEIARGHVLFAQANSLAVALINDELALTTKAEIRFSRQVHLGERVVAKARVIKLRRDGRTDVTVDSYVGEECVFSGDFTIYRRGEEEQA is encoded by the coding sequence ATGCGGGTACCTAAGAAAGAGCGGCAACGCTTATTGCAAGAAACGATTGATCGTAACCCGTTCATCAAAGACGAAGAGCTGTCGAAGCAGTTCGCCGTCAGTATTCAAACGATTCGTCTCGATCGGATGGAGTTGAAAATTCCGGAAGTGAGAGAACGGATTAAGCATGTTGCTTCAGAACACCTCGATGAAGTGAAGTCGCTCGCCATGAGCGAGGTCATCGGTGATATGATTGACTTGAAGCTCGATGAATCGGCCATCTCGGTTCTCGACATTGAGAGAGAACACGTCTTTAGCCGCAACGAGATCGCCCGGGGACATGTATTGTTCGCCCAGGCCAACTCGTTAGCGGTGGCGCTCATCAATGATGAATTGGCGTTGACCACTAAAGCGGAAATCCGCTTCAGTCGCCAAGTCCATCTTGGAGAGCGAGTCGTTGCCAAGGCTCGTGTGATCAAACTGCGTCGGGACGGAAGAACGGACGTCACAGTGGATAGTTATGTCGGCGAAGAGTGTGTCTTTAGCGGAGACTTCACGATTTATCGTCGCGGTGAGGAGGAACAGGCATGA